Part of the Cryptococcus neoformans var. grubii H99 chromosome 2, complete sequence genome is shown below.
ACCGCTGTCTTCAAGTTGGACGACATGGACTTTGGCAGGAGATTGGCAGCCGAAAGGGAGCTGGACAGAGGTGAAAGCGGACCAGGCGGGTTGTTGAGGACAGCGAATGCGGTATGGGATGAGAGTGGTAACTTTGTGCTCTATCCAACGATGCTGGGTATTAAGGGTAATTGGCCAAACATGATCCAAAGTATCTTCCAAGCTGACATCTATTTAGTGGTCAACGCCGTCACCAACAAAGTTGCTCGTGTGCTCGGGAAAGACGAAACTCTTCGTTTCCTGAACATCGCCCTGTATCAAGGTGCCCCAGCTAAAAAGGGTGTGACCACTATCCAAATGGCAGCTTCGGCGAACCCCTTGTTACAGGACAAAGCATCTCGAGACCCTCACCTCTTTGCTACAGCATACCAAAAGCAAAGATTCTATTTGTTCGCTCGCAGTGACAAAGAGTGCGTATCTTTCGTCATAAATATTTGCCTTGCATGTGTTGACATGGCCATGATGCAGGGAGAGCAAAGGCGAGCGCGACGTGTTCAACGAGAGACCTACAAGAGAGGAACAGACTGTGGCGGTTCCcgtggaagagaagaaacgTCCTTCAGCCAAACGTTGCACGATCCATACTACCAAGGGTGATATCTCTGTGCAACTCTTCCCTGACGAAGCGCCCAAGACTGTAGAGAACTTCATCACCCACGCTCGAAACGGTGCGCTTCATTTAATTATTACTTCTAAATTGGTATACTGAACGAACACCCAGGCTACTACAACGGAACAATCTTTCATCGTATCATCAAGAAATTCGTGAGTGTATTGTAGTCTGAGGAATTTCAATCAGCTAAATACCCTCCAGATGATTCAAGGTGGCGATCCTTTTGGAGTAAGCGGTTCCTCTGCAATCGGACAAGGGCTCCGGGCTGATGTCGTCTGCAGGACGGAACTGGTGGTGAAAGTATTTGGGGTGGTACATTTGAGGACGAAATCTCTCCCAGGCTTAGACATGATCGACCATACACCCTTTCAATGGCTAATGCAGGTGTGTTGACCGTTGCTGCTTTTCGCATACGAAGCTGACGCACTACTGCAGGACCCGGGACGAATGGATCGCAGTTTTTCATTACTACAGTACCTTGTCAGTGGTTAGATGGCAAACACACGTGAGTCTAAAGATTAGCGCTCTTGTTAGAATATCCTAACACGTAGTGCTTTAGCGTGTTTGGCCGAGCAGTCGGAGGTTTGGACAGTGTAGACGCCATAGAAGATGCGAAGACGGACAAAAATGACAGACCATTCGAAGATATATCCATTAGTAGTATCACTGTGGAGTGAACGACTTTTAAAGCCGAATGAATGATGCTGAAAAGCTTGTTGATTATATACTGGCTCAGCAGCAATGCAATTTTGAAACGTTTAGAAGCATTCGCCACACCGTTCATATCATCGTCTACTtaattcttctttcactaTCATTCAGATTTCCTAACTTTTAAGACCATCTACTAATTTACGCAATAAATTTTAGTTGACCTTGAGGAGCTCAACTGTAATAAAAATCAGTGTCAGGTACGTAGTGTCGACGAAGAGCAAACTTACCCTCGAACTTGAGGGTGGAGTTGGGAGGAATAACAGGGGGGAAACCTCGCGCACCGTAGGCTAATTGATAGATGTCAGGTTTAATTTGTTGCAACGAAAGAAACTTCGCATACCATAGTCAGGGGTACAGATGAGGTTAGCCTTCTGGCCTACGGAGAGCTGAGGAACACCCTCGTCCCAACCCCTGATAACTTGGCTACGAAACAGTATCAGCTATGAAATATGCGCACCTTCGGAAATACTTACCCTTGGCCAATTCGGCAGACGAAGGGCGTTCCACGGTCTCGGGAAGAGTCAAACTTGGAACCGTCAAGAAGGGTACCAACGTCTATTTACATAGCAAAAGGTCGCCATCATGTCAGTGTTGCAAGTTCTCATCTCGAGATGCACAGGAAGCGGAGTTTAAGGACAACCCACAGTGGATAGTAACATTGTCTCCAGGCTGGGGGAAGGTCTTGCCGTCACCGGCGGAAATGTTCTGTTGAAGGCAAGAAAAATCAGTCAACATATCAGCACTGACGCTCAGATGCACTCCGGACCGATCGGTCACTAGGAGAAAGCAGAAGATACCAACCTCAACAGTAACACCCATTTTGATAGCTGTTGTAGTAAATTGACGGAGAGGCTGTCTAACGAGGGGGCGAGAGGTGGTGAGGATAGATCTGaacatgaagaagaagaaagaagaatggaaagtATTGCAGGTCCTCCGCTCCGGAAAGGGGTGACGGACAAGTTGGGGGTCCTTGGAACGGTGGTGACAACCGGTGGAGGCGGAGTTTCAGGGCTCGTGACTGTGGCACTTTCCAGCGGAACCTTTTTGATCCATAAATTCTCTACTCGATGACCTGTGTTACAACTTAAGTTCAAGTATTTGGGAAGAATCGACGCCCTACGACGACGAATGATGGTACCTTTGCATGAAAAAGAACTATCATATACATAGAAGTACGGGTAGACAACAGACTTCCACCACTGGCCGCAACCTGCCGTTTAACCTCGTCCAACATAAGGCATACCAGACGCACTAAAGGTATGGTTGATTAGTCGCAACTCGTTATTTGAAACAATGCTACTCACATGATTTCCAAGCTTAATATGTCTGCCTCTGCGGGAAGGCTGGCAATGAATGCTACTGTTTTAGCCACATTGTTCACGTGCATCACGGGCTCAACTCTCTTCGTGCCGTCTGCCTGAAGTGATCCAGCCGTGACGTGTGACCCTAAATCGGTAGCAGCGTTGCCGATGTCCAACTCAGTGCATGTGATATGGTATTTCCGCCCATCAAGGGATGTTGAGCGAGTAAGGCCATGGATGGCGTGTTTAGAAAGTGTATAAGCAGTATTGTCTGTCGCATAGTATAGACTGTCAATCAAAGGGGTTGCAGGAGGGTTTACTGTCAAAATGTTGCCAACTCACTGGGTCGGGGACTTGTAGCAGAAATGCTACCATTGTTGATAATTCTACCACCTTGAGGTTCTTGGGCCTTCATGAGATGGAATGCGTGTTTTGTGAACTACACACATGAAAGATCAGTCTTATCTTCTAAGAGTTTGATAAAAAAACATAGCACTCACCAGGACAGCAGACATGATATTGATGTCCAATACTCTTCGGAACACGTCCATATCCTGGTCTTCAAACTCTCCTGGTGATTTGTCGTTGATACCggcattcttcatcatccggATCAGCTGCTGTTCTTTACCATGATGATTTACCACACTTACGTTGAATAAGACGTCAAGTCGACCATATTTGGATTTCACTGTTTCAAAAATCCTCTttacatcctcctcattaCTAGCATCTCCAGTGGCCACTTCTATCAATGTCCCATCCCTACATTGCCTTCCCGTCTCCTCAAGTTCTGCTTGCCTTCGGCCGACGAGAACAAGAACAAGCTGTTCAGGTTGGGCAGTTGAAGGGAAAGTGTTGGAGAGCGCGATAGACGAAGCACGACCAATGCCCCCAGAGGCACCAGTAACGAGGATTACTCTCTGTGAAGGCATTATGGATCCTATAATTGGATGTGTAGATAGTTGATAGGTCGAGCGAGTTAAATTATACAAGTACGGGCGCAGACCTTTCCGATAATAATGCTGCTCTTATCTGATGCGAAAGCTGTCGTCGTCGGCCCGATCCACCGGATGAGAACTCAGTGCTCTGGACGCCGTGGGAAAATTAGATCTACAAACCTTTTCCGGCAAACGACGGTCTTCAAAACGTACGTAAACTTTGCTTTTGCCCCCGAGGTGCACACCGgacctcttctttcgttcgAGCTCCTCCGTCATGATCAGTCATCCATCTGCTGACGATGAACTATAAATTTAATGAGGTTCCCCCGTAGCGGTGAGCGGACATAGACCATGTTGTTGAGTGTTAAACATTGTGCATATATAAGGGGCCGTTACTTGCAGTTGGTGCGTTGCTTGCGTTTCTGGGCAGATATTATATGCTGATTTCGCTTGGTATGCATATGCTCTATGATAGTTACTACTATCCAGAAAAACTTGCTAGATCCCACTTCAAGCACCGACCATTTTACTTTTACTTCTCAATAATCCGCGCCTCTTCCAGCGCCCTTTTatttccctctcccactTCTTCGGGCGCACCATCTTCGATTCCAGaattcttctccaccaagAGTTGGGCGGCCATAAGGGTCCTGAATCTGCTGCCCTCCCTCTTTGACTGCATGGCGTACTGAATAAGTACTCGTATTTCCTTGATTCAAGAGAACTTACCAGAACATCGTACCGGCCAGCCTCAGACACTACACCGTTCTCCAAAACCACGACCCTCTCGGCCATAGCAATACTTGACAACCTGTGGGCAGCAAGGACGACAGTGATGTTGCGCTTATGaatgatatcatcaatcGCGGCGTTGACGGCATTTTCTGAAGTTGAATCGAGTGCGGAGGTGGCTAGACGATACTTGATGAGCATATGCAATCGCAGGAAATGACAtgactcaccttcatccaGAAGCAGGATCGAGGGATTTCTAACTAGTGCACGAGCAATACTGATTCTTTGTCGCTGTCCGCCACTCAAACTCGCCTTGCCGACTAACCCATGAATGAGTATTTGTTCTGCGCATCGAAAGTAAGGCTTTAACCTACTCATGGTATCAAAGCCATCGGGCAAGTCCCAGATGAAATCGCAGTTTGCCGCCCTcgctgcttcttccacgTCCTCACGCGTGATATCGGGTGACCCATATGCAATGTTGTCATGTACCGTCCCTGCAAAGAGAATGGGGTCCTGAAAGACGACACCAATTCGAGACCGCCATGATTCAGGGGTAAATTCACGGATGTCTGGAGAAATGAGTCGTTAGAGCACAGCTACTACGTTTTTAAGTAGAATGCCTCACCTGTGCCGTCGAATGTAATTTTGCCCTCTTCAGGGTCGTAGAAACGACTAAGCAACGCTTGGATAGAGCTCTTTCCGCTCCCACTTGAACCACTATATGCGTGTCAGATTGACCAAACCTCACGCGTTCGTGATGATCACACTCACACCAACGCAACGCTCATACCAGGCTCGATAGTCATATTGATACCCTTCAGGACCTCGacctccttccttgatGGATATCGGAATCTCACGTTCTCAAAGACAATAGGACCATTGCGGGCAGCAGACAATTTGACCCCTGCCTCAAGGGGAATATGAGATTGACGATCGAGGAGCCAGAATACACGACCACCAGCGCCAACACCTAATGGTAGGAAGTTCAGCATAACCAACTTACGTTAAAATGGGCTTACCTCTCATGAGACCAGTGAAAAAACCTGTCATTCCAGAGACGGAACCGCCGACATAGCTACCCAGTCATACCATTAGCACGAGCATTTCGCCTAAATTGAACCTCACTTACGCGCTATACATTAAAAGTGAAGTAAGGTCACCGACAGTGATTTCCTGGGTGGCGACCAAATGGCCACCTTTCGCATCTTCAGTCTTGGGATAATCACGTCTGAAAATGGAGACGCTTACCATAGCCTAGCAAACACAACATAGCCAAGTTCCCAGTCAACCCGCTTGCACCCCAAAAGATACCTGTCATGTAggcctccttctttgcgAGCTGAAAAACTTGGTCCACCTTCTGGCTGAATAGATTAGCTTCTAAAGACTGAGAGTTGTAAGCAGCAACAGTCTTGAAAGCATTGAGCTTTTCTTCAGCTACTTTGGACATGTCTCCAACAGCCTCTTGAGTTAAGTTGGACAATTTCCGGAGGTAGCGACCGTAGAAGACTGCACCTAATGATACCGGGGGAACGACACAGAGCATCACAAGGGTCAATTTTGCGGAAATCCAGAACATGGCAGCCACCCCAACAGTAGCTGAGATCAAAGCTCTGGTATGGAACACATAAGCAGATTGGAATGAAAGGGTAGCAAGCCCACATACCTCAAACCATCTGACAAGTTACTCGTAACACTGTCTCCCAGGATATTGGCGTCAACACTCAGACGGGAGACGATATCGCCAGCAGATCGGTCAGCGAATTCAGGTTCTTGACGCAATGTGGAGTGATAAGCTTGATTTCTATGATAGCACAGTGAGTTATGAAGTCCATCAACGGAACGCTTACCTAACCCGAGCGATGATCCTTTGACCGCAGATACGCATAATTATAGCACGGCCTATAATCTGCAATTCAGTAATGCAGCGAGAAGTTGGCAGCGACACGTACCGGCATTCGCAGCCGCGCCAACGCAGAAAGTTGCAGCAAGCAGTCCTGCCGCAACAGGGAACGAAAGGCCCAGGAAAGTTGACTATTGCAACATTAGCATTGTTCCATTTGCTCGTTTGTTTGCATTGCACTCACTGAGTTAGTCGAGAAAAAATCTATAAGTTTCCCAATTGTTAATGGCACAAGCATAGAAACAGAACTTGATACAAGCAACTGGGTGTAGCTTTAAGCAACATCAC
Proteins encoded:
- a CDS encoding ATP-binding cassette, subfamily B (MDR/TAP), member 10; its protein translation is MLVTTVGFQVQLRQQLFATAVRLRPIGGSRYLDVLPTQSRLLLRPRPGLCRPLTTRPSQPSIQQSRSDKSVYSAQPELAEVDTTAPELSAKRQSLISRLTSKVSLQSAKRTSSENGESETGASSVRKLVSLARPESRHLAIAVGLLLVSSSVSMLVPLTIGKLIDFFSTNSSTFLGLSFPVAAGLLAATFCVGAAANAGRAIIMRICGQRIIARVRNQAYHSTLRQEPEFADRSAGDIVSRLSVDANILGDSVTSNLSDGLRALISATVGVAAMFWISAKLTLVMLCVVPPVSLGAVFYGRYLRKLSNLTQEAVGDMSKVAEEKLNAFKTVAAYNSQSLEANLFSQKVDQVFQLAKKEAYMTGIFWGASGLTGNLAMLCLLGYGGHLVATQEITVGDLTSLLMYSAYVGGSVSGMTGFFTGLMRGVGAGGRVFWLLDRQSHIPLEAGVKLSAARNGPIVFENVRFRYPSRKEVEVLKGINMTIEPGMSVALVGSSGSGKSSIQALLSRFYDPEEGKITFDGTDIREFTPESWRSRIGVVFQDPILFAGTVHDNIAYGSPDITREDVEEAARAANCDFIWDLPDGFDTMIGKASLSGGQRQRISIARALVRNPSILLLDEATSALDSTSENAVNAAIDDIIHKRNITVVLAAHRLSSIAMAERVVVLENGVVSEAGRYDVLSKREGSRFRTLMAAQLLVEKNSGIEDGAPEEVGEGNKRALEEARIIEK
- a CDS encoding short-chain dehydrogenase/reductase SDR, whose product is MPSQRVILVTGASGGIGRASSIALSNTFPSTAQPEQLVLVLVGRRQAELEETGRQCRDGTLIEVATGDASNEEDVKRIFETVKSKYGRLDVLFNNAGINDKSPGEFEDQDMDVFRRVLDINIMSAVLFTKHAFHLMKAQEPQGGRIINNGSISATSPRPNNTAYTLSKHAIHGLTRSTSLDGRKYHITCTELDIGNAATDLGSHVTAGSLQADGTKRVEPVMHVNNVAKTVAFIASLPAEADILSLEIIASGMPYVGRG
- a CDS encoding FK506-binding protein 1, whose product is MFRSILTTSRPLVRQPLRQFTTTAIKMGVTVENISAGDGKTFPQPGDNVTIHYVGTLLDGSKFDSSRDRGTPFVCRIGQGQVIRGWDEGVPQLSVGQKANLICTPDYAYGARGFPPVIPPNSTLKFEVELLKVN